A genomic stretch from Anaerolinea thermophila UNI-1 includes:
- a CDS encoding NADH-quinone oxidoreductase subunit B family protein, translated as MTEQTLRSPWQEVLDKVRLWARVNSPWAIHYNSGSCNGCDIEIVATLTPRYDLERFGVKLEGSPRHADVLICTGPVTRQSRDRLLRIYHQMPEPKFVVAVGSCGLSGGVFHGLYNIAGGIDEVLPVDVFIPGCPPRPEAIIYGLVQLLEGLRGREPSPEVKEMLRQAAKEERP; from the coding sequence ATGACGGAACAAACCTTACGATCACCGTGGCAGGAAGTGCTGGATAAAGTGCGTTTATGGGCGCGTGTCAATTCGCCCTGGGCAATTCACTATAACAGCGGTTCCTGCAATGGATGTGATATTGAAATTGTGGCTACTCTTACCCCACGCTATGACCTGGAACGCTTTGGGGTAAAGTTAGAGGGCAGTCCTCGCCATGCAGATGTTCTGATTTGTACCGGACCTGTAACCCGTCAATCTAGAGACCGCCTGTTGCGCATTTATCATCAAATGCCCGAGCCCAAGTTTGTGGTGGCGGTGGGTTCCTGTGGGCTTTCGGGTGGGGTGTTTCATGGATTATATAACATTGCCGGAGGGATTGACGAGGTGCTGCCGGTTGATGTGTTCATTCCGGGATGTCCACCCCGACCTGAAGCCATTATTTACGGATTGGTACAGTTGCTGGAAGGCTTAAGAGGACGTGAGCCTTCACCCGAGGTGAAAGAGATGTTGCGTCAGGCGGCAAAGGAGGAGAGACCATGA
- a CDS encoding complex I subunit 5 family protein, producing the protein MDAGRALLLLLLIPLAASPVIYLIGRLSVLRRGNGLWFARWFTLIAYLGMSFPLYTLGRYVLEIGPVDLKIGRIVLQMDGVGLFLAITVWVLSTLVTIFSFPYIRGEEDEEKYYALLPALSATMIGLGCTRDLFNLWVWFEAMAITSYLLVAFYHHQKGALEATVKYLVQSAVGSIMILHGISLVFAKTMTLDLQEIPSLMADSGLFGLAAGALFVVGFGVKIALAPLHTWLPDAHSRAPSGISAMLSGVVIESGLVALLRALGALSQVSSAWGALLLAFGAINMLIGNLMALRQEEVKRMLAYSSVAQVGYMLVGFGVAMAYGIADGAEGGFYHLFNHALMKGLAFLAVGAFLYALYITKGSHAPLMVSDLDGASKKYPLTAFALSVALLALGGLPPLAGFVSKWQIFVAGAEVRSTPLLWLIIFAGLNSVLSLGYYAPLINRMYRNQPSEVVQHGQPIALLISLPLLVLTFAIVLIGFFPGWMMPLNASAASGFLSAFGFR; encoded by the coding sequence ATGGATGCTGGACGGGCTCTTTTGTTGCTCCTTCTCATTCCTCTGGCGGCTTCCCCTGTCATCTATCTGATAGGACGCCTGAGTGTATTGCGCCGGGGAAATGGACTCTGGTTTGCTCGCTGGTTTACTTTGATTGCGTATTTGGGAATGTCTTTCCCGCTTTACACTCTGGGAAGATACGTCCTCGAAATCGGCCCTGTGGATTTGAAAATCGGCAGAATCGTCCTTCAAATGGATGGGGTGGGGCTATTCCTTGCGATCACCGTTTGGGTGCTTTCCACCCTGGTGACCATTTTCTCCTTCCCTTACATTCGTGGAGAGGAGGATGAGGAAAAGTATTACGCCCTTCTGCCGGCTCTTTCTGCCACCATGATTGGTTTGGGGTGCACCCGCGATCTGTTCAATTTGTGGGTGTGGTTTGAAGCCATGGCAATTACCTCGTACCTGCTGGTGGCTTTTTACCACCATCAGAAGGGGGCGTTGGAGGCGACCGTTAAATATCTGGTTCAGTCAGCGGTCGGCTCCATCATGATTCTGCATGGGATTTCCCTGGTCTTTGCCAAAACCATGACGCTCGATTTGCAGGAAATCCCCTCCCTGATGGCAGACTCCGGGCTGTTCGGACTGGCGGCAGGTGCGCTGTTTGTGGTAGGGTTTGGGGTGAAGATTGCCCTTGCACCGTTGCACACCTGGTTGCCCGATGCTCACTCCCGCGCCCCCAGCGGGATCAGTGCCATGCTTTCGGGAGTGGTCATTGAAAGCGGTCTGGTGGCATTATTACGCGCATTGGGAGCGCTCTCTCAGGTTTCCTCGGCATGGGGAGCGTTGCTGTTAGCCTTTGGGGCCATCAATATGCTCATCGGCAACCTGATGGCGCTTCGGCAGGAAGAGGTCAAGCGCATGCTGGCGTATTCCAGTGTAGCCCAGGTCGGGTATATGCTGGTTGGTTTTGGGGTAGCCATGGCATACGGCATTGCCGATGGCGCAGAAGGCGGTTTTTACCATCTCTTCAACCATGCCTTGATGAAAGGACTGGCTTTCTTAGCCGTTGGGGCTTTCCTGTATGCGCTTTACATTACCAAAGGCAGCCATGCGCCGTTGATGGTCTCGGATCTGGATGGTGCCAGCAAGAAATACCCTCTGACCGCCTTTGCGCTCAGTGTGGCTTTGCTGGCGCTGGGTGGCTTGCCGCCGTTGGCGGGGTTTGTCTCCAAATGGCAGATTTTTGTGGCAGGTGCCGAGGTGCGCAGTACGCCATTGTTGTGGTTGATCATCTTTGCCGGGTTGAACAGTGTGCTCTCTCTCGGGTATTACGCACCGCTCATCAACCGCATGTATCGCAATCAACCCTCTGAAGTCGTGCAGCATGGTCAGCCTATTGCCCTTTTGATCTCCCTTCCCTTGCTGGTTTTGACCTTTGCCATTGTGTTGATTGGCTTCTTCCCCGGCTGGATGATGCCTTTGAACGCATCGGCGGCATCGGGCTTTCTGTCGGCATTTGGCTTTCGATAG
- a CDS encoding NADH-quinone oxidoreductase subunit K encodes MFYLPNIVLVVVLALLGIGIYCILISRNLIKVVVGLQIAVKGAFLALVLAGKLASQIDVGQSIALTVIVADTIVAVVALALAVQIRRKFGTLDVHALMSLRR; translated from the coding sequence ATGTTTTACCTGCCTAATATTGTCCTGGTAGTAGTACTGGCTTTGTTGGGAATTGGCATTTACTGCATCCTGATCAGCCGAAATCTCATTAAGGTGGTGGTGGGCTTACAGATTGCCGTCAAGGGTGCTTTTCTGGCGCTGGTGCTGGCAGGAAAACTTGCCAGCCAGATCGATGTTGGACAGAGCATTGCCCTGACGGTAATTGTTGCCGATACCATTGTGGCAGTGGTAGCCCTCGCGCTGGCGGTGCAGATTCGTCGCAAATTTGGTACGCTGGATGTTCATGCACTCATGTCGTTGCGGAGGTGA
- a CDS encoding hydrogenase subunit MbhD domain-containing protein, with the protein MLDLLIGAGILFCAVKAMQENRLLVSALWLALTSALVSWMMYRVGAAEVAVVELSVGAGLVTVLFVFAINIAGDESLTRQSLVPRPLAWFAVVFSMGLLVWMIMPTLQSERMRAVLEQTGVLAGLFRSVLWEDRRVDTLMQVVLFFAGALAVLGLIGEQRKSHEESE; encoded by the coding sequence ATGCTGGATTTATTAATTGGTGCAGGCATCCTGTTCTGTGCTGTTAAGGCAATGCAGGAAAACCGCTTGCTGGTCTCCGCTCTTTGGTTAGCACTGACCAGTGCGCTGGTCTCGTGGATGATGTATCGGGTGGGCGCAGCAGAAGTTGCTGTCGTCGAACTCAGCGTTGGCGCCGGACTGGTGACGGTTCTCTTCGTATTTGCCATCAATATTGCCGGAGACGAGTCGCTTACCCGCCAATCTCTGGTTCCACGCCCCCTGGCGTGGTTTGCGGTGGTTTTCTCCATGGGTTTGCTGGTTTGGATGATTATGCCGACTCTGCAAAGTGAACGGATGCGCGCTGTGCTGGAACAAACCGGAGTTCTGGCAGGCCTGTTTCGTTCTGTGTTGTGGGAAGACCGCCGCGTGGATACCCTGATGCAGGTGGTGCTTTTCTTTGCTGGCGCGCTGGCGGTGTTAGGGCTGATTGGCGAACAAAGAAAATCTCACGAGGAGAGTGAGTGA
- a CDS encoding 4Fe-4S binding protein, giving the protein MRKRLGTMVGDVVRSVFKKPATQLYPFERKPAPVAFRGKLVWEPEKCAGCMLCVKDCPANAIELIVLDKVNKRFVMRYHADRCIYCAQCVVSCRFKCLDLSDEEWELASTGKEPFTVYYGKEEDIAFLLEKMARDNAGEGPSCGEE; this is encoded by the coding sequence ATGCGAAAGCGCCTCGGTACCATGGTTGGCGATGTAGTGCGGTCGGTTTTCAAAAAACCTGCCACGCAGTTATATCCGTTTGAGCGGAAACCTGCGCCGGTTGCTTTTCGTGGAAAACTTGTTTGGGAACCGGAAAAATGCGCGGGATGTATGCTTTGCGTTAAAGATTGTCCGGCAAATGCCATCGAACTGATCGTGCTGGACAAGGTCAATAAACGCTTTGTGATGCGTTATCATGCGGATCGGTGTATTTATTGCGCCCAATGTGTGGTGAGTTGCCGATTCAAATGCCTGGATCTCTCCGATGAGGAGTGGGAACTGGCTTCTACAGGGAAAGAGCCTTTCACGGTTTACTATGGAAAAGAAGAGGATATCGCCTTTTTACTGGAAAAAATGGCTCGCGACAACGCTGGAGAAGGCCCTTCCTGCGGAGAGGAATAA
- a CDS encoding cation diffusion facilitator family transporter, translated as MSELSVAQQQEKKHAALTSVIAAVGLTSFKIVVGALTGSLGILAEAAHSALDLVAALVTFLAVRISGKPADEEHHYGHGKVESLSALFETLLLLATCVWIIYEAIQRLFFKVVEIEVSVWAFVVMVVSIIVDVNRSRMLYAAARKHNSQALEADALHFSTDIWSSSVVILGLTGVWISERVPQLKFLQHADAVAALGVAVIVIFISMELGIRTVKGLMDTAPQGAVESIKKAVEEIPGVINCHQIRVRSSGAEVFVDCHVVVSSEWSLQQTHDLADQIEAVIQQQLPGADVTVHPEPGAANPSTTKEAI; from the coding sequence ATGTCAGAATTAAGTGTTGCCCAGCAACAGGAAAAAAAGCATGCGGCTTTGACCTCGGTAATTGCCGCAGTAGGACTGACCAGTTTTAAGATTGTAGTGGGAGCCCTGACCGGCAGTTTGGGAATTTTAGCCGAAGCCGCCCATTCGGCTTTGGACTTGGTGGCGGCTCTCGTGACTTTTCTTGCGGTCCGAATCTCAGGAAAACCGGCGGATGAAGAACATCATTACGGCCACGGTAAGGTTGAAAGTCTCTCTGCTTTGTTTGAGACTCTTTTGTTATTAGCCACGTGCGTTTGGATTATTTACGAAGCGATTCAGCGTCTGTTTTTCAAAGTAGTAGAGATTGAAGTTTCGGTTTGGGCATTTGTGGTGATGGTAGTATCCATCATTGTGGATGTTAATCGTTCCAGAATGTTGTATGCCGCCGCTCGTAAGCATAATAGTCAGGCGCTGGAAGCTGACGCTTTGCACTTTTCCACGGATATCTGGTCTTCGAGCGTGGTCATTCTTGGATTGACTGGGGTTTGGATAAGTGAACGGGTGCCGCAATTGAAATTCCTTCAACATGCCGATGCTGTTGCTGCTCTTGGGGTCGCGGTGATTGTCATCTTCATCAGTATGGAACTGGGGATTCGTACAGTTAAGGGGTTAATGGACACCGCGCCTCAGGGGGCAGTGGAAAGCATTAAGAAAGCCGTAGAAGAAATTCCGGGTGTGATCAATTGTCATCAAATTCGGGTGCGTTCCTCTGGAGCAGAGGTCTTTGTAGATTGCCATGTGGTGGTCAGTTCCGAATGGAGTCTACAGCAAACGCACGACCTTGCTGACCAAATCGAAGCCGTGATTCAGCAACAATTACCCGGGGCAGACGTGACCGTACATCCTGAACCAGGAGCAGCGAATCCATCCACGACGAAAGAGGCGATATAA
- a CDS encoding complex I subunit 1 family protein, producing MNNWSVHPLIALFLFPGGLFLFLWGLFYEWIDRKLVARLQNRVGPRWYQPLADLVKLLAKEEIVPEGSDPTLFYLLPVLALACALTSALYLPMAGFMPAYSFRGDLIVALYLLSMLTIGLGVAGANTPNRFSLIGATRTLTQLFSYEAPFLLALLGPAIVAGSWRIAEINFYTQQQPLWLMVTQPIGFLVALVGLMGKLELPPFDAPEAETEIVAGALTEYSGRGYALFRLGKNVELVIALTLVATFYLGGLANPLQFLLKTLGLLVFLAVLQTLFARLRIDQTVGLWWRIGALLAVAQLLILFVMKLV from the coding sequence ATGAATAACTGGTCTGTACACCCTCTGATTGCCTTGTTCCTGTTCCCGGGTGGATTGTTTTTGTTCCTCTGGGGTTTGTTCTACGAGTGGATTGACCGCAAACTGGTAGCGCGGTTGCAGAATCGCGTAGGTCCGCGCTGGTATCAGCCACTTGCCGATTTGGTTAAACTGCTCGCTAAGGAAGAAATTGTTCCCGAGGGGAGCGATCCCACCCTTTTTTACCTTTTACCCGTCTTAGCCCTTGCCTGCGCCCTGACTTCCGCGCTTTATCTTCCCATGGCAGGGTTTATGCCGGCTTATAGTTTTCGTGGGGATTTGATCGTTGCGCTTTACTTACTTTCGATGCTGACCATTGGGCTTGGAGTAGCCGGCGCAAATACCCCCAATCGTTTCTCTCTGATTGGTGCTACCCGCACCCTCACTCAGTTGTTTTCCTATGAAGCGCCATTCCTTCTGGCGTTGCTGGGACCTGCCATTGTCGCGGGTTCCTGGCGGATTGCAGAGATCAACTTCTACACCCAGCAACAACCCCTCTGGTTGATGGTCACGCAGCCGATTGGTTTCCTGGTCGCTCTGGTGGGATTGATGGGCAAATTGGAACTCCCGCCTTTTGATGCGCCGGAAGCCGAGACGGAAATTGTCGCTGGGGCATTGACGGAGTACAGCGGGCGCGGGTATGCGCTGTTCCGTTTGGGAAAGAATGTTGAACTGGTGATTGCCCTGACGCTGGTGGCTACATTCTATCTGGGAGGATTGGCGAATCCATTGCAATTCCTGTTGAAAACTCTGGGGTTGCTCGTATTCCTCGCAGTCCTCCAGACGTTGTTTGCCCGCCTTCGCATTGATCAAACTGTTGGGTTGTGGTGGCGCATTGGCGCTTTACTGGCGGTGGCACAGTTATTAATTTTATTCGTCATGAAATTGGTGTAA
- a CDS encoding NADH-quinone oxidoreductase subunit C, protein MTVEEHLAQAKKIVEPFAVEMASPDPWRLDVVILPANLIPVLQALKDAHWGYLSAITGLDYPPADGQEGQLEALYHLVMNGVVLTIRVKVPYAHPELESVCQVYPAASLYERELMEMFGFVLKGTPSTERLLLADDWPQGVYPLRKSFQSGKAQEEQA, encoded by the coding sequence ATGACCGTAGAAGAACACCTCGCACAGGCGAAGAAAATTGTCGAGCCTTTTGCCGTAGAGATGGCTTCACCTGACCCCTGGCGATTGGATGTGGTAATCCTGCCTGCAAATCTGATTCCCGTTCTGCAAGCATTGAAGGATGCGCATTGGGGGTATCTCTCTGCGATTACCGGGCTGGATTACCCGCCGGCTGATGGACAGGAGGGGCAACTGGAAGCCCTTTATCATCTGGTGATGAATGGGGTAGTGCTTACCATTCGGGTGAAAGTCCCGTATGCTCATCCGGAATTGGAGAGCGTTTGCCAGGTGTATCCGGCGGCGTCGCTTTATGAGCGGGAATTAATGGAAATGTTTGGATTTGTCCTGAAGGGAACACCCAGCACGGAACGATTACTGCTCGCTGATGATTGGCCTCAGGGGGTGTACCCGTTGCGCAAGTCCTTCCAGAGTGGCAAAGCACAGGAGGAACAGGCATGA
- a CDS encoding hydrogenase maturation protease translates to MGIGNPLNGDDAAGVVAIQRLRIVLRRRGATEEGISGDASSFFQRKMVLIEANQAPENFTGLLRQISPQIVFLIDAAWMDCAPGTICVIPWQEMGGFSASTHVQPPSMFARYLTEQIDCQVFTLGIQPQSLEFGSPLTLPVQRSVNRLVRELSRSFSGNNVISQG, encoded by the coding sequence ATGGGGATTGGGAATCCGCTGAATGGCGATGACGCTGCCGGAGTTGTTGCCATTCAAAGGTTGCGAATAGTTTTGCGACGTAGAGGAGCAACGGAGGAAGGCATCAGTGGAGATGCCTCTTCTTTTTTCCAAAGAAAGATGGTTCTCATCGAAGCCAATCAAGCCCCGGAGAATTTTACGGGTTTGCTCCGACAAATTTCTCCGCAGATTGTTTTTTTGATTGACGCCGCCTGGATGGATTGTGCTCCCGGAACAATTTGTGTCATTCCCTGGCAGGAAATGGGGGGGTTTAGCGCGTCCACGCATGTCCAACCGCCCTCGATGTTTGCGCGTTACCTTACCGAGCAAATTGATTGTCAGGTTTTCACTCTGGGAATTCAGCCCCAGTCTCTGGAATTTGGCTCTCCATTAACTCTACCTGTCCAGCGTTCTGTGAATCGACTGGTTAGGGAACTTTCCCGTTCCTTTTCAGGGAATAATGTCATCTCTCAGGGATGA
- a CDS encoding NADH-quinone oxidoreductase subunit 5 family protein: MTAGILLLTILLPWAGALFVWLVGNDHPRLQHSLAVGFSVAGGVAGLVLLGFASRDELVVLSIGGAFGNFTFRPDGLGVFLAAIATVIGSLAVIFSVDYMHNEAQLGRYYSLVLFFIGSMSGLVLTGNLFLMFAFWEMTALCSYALISFYNDDPKAVAGGIKALIMTQVGGIGLLIGAILSYSYLGTVEVNVLLEKAGALPSNVLGIIAFGFLVAAAAKSAQFPFQTWLPDAMEAPTPVSALIHAATMVNAGVYLLARFYPAFAGVPGWREAVMVVGMLSALLAGLMALVATDLKRVLAYSTVSQLGYMVYAVGAGGVFASQFHLFSHAIFKALLFLGAGAVIHAAGTRDMREMGGLGKQMPFVRTVFVIGALALAGIPVLNGFWSKELVLEAGLQGGATWMFGVMLFTAGLTALYTFRCVWMVFYGEAHSHSHVHDAGPAMKTALAPLAAGTLLSWLLAGNFAHLLEKTLPYHEIHALTLVEILEEVILAPATWIALGVVGLGILFWVFRDALRLWQEVFAGIGQIARQSFGFEWLNQAIVRTTMQVAEDLRNLQTGVLNWNVLAIALTLLVVVVILSLGA; this comes from the coding sequence TTGACCGCGGGCATTTTGCTTCTCACAATCCTTCTCCCCTGGGCGGGAGCACTTTTTGTCTGGCTGGTGGGGAATGACCATCCGCGCCTTCAGCACAGCCTGGCGGTGGGGTTTTCGGTGGCTGGCGGGGTAGCCGGGTTAGTCTTGCTGGGGTTTGCCTCTCGGGATGAACTGGTGGTACTTTCTATTGGAGGGGCATTTGGGAATTTTACCTTCCGCCCCGATGGCTTGGGAGTATTTCTTGCCGCCATTGCTACGGTGATTGGTTCCCTGGCGGTCATTTTCTCGGTGGATTACATGCATAACGAAGCCCAGTTAGGGCGTTATTACTCCCTGGTGCTTTTCTTCATCGGGAGCATGTCCGGTTTGGTGCTGACGGGCAATCTTTTCCTGATGTTTGCTTTCTGGGAAATGACTGCCCTGTGTTCCTATGCATTGATCTCTTTTTATAACGATGACCCCAAAGCCGTAGCCGGCGGTATCAAAGCCCTGATTATGACCCAGGTAGGCGGTATCGGGTTGTTGATTGGTGCCATCCTTTCCTACAGTTACCTCGGCACAGTGGAAGTCAATGTTCTTTTAGAGAAGGCTGGTGCTTTGCCTTCCAATGTGCTGGGCATCATTGCCTTTGGGTTCCTAGTCGCCGCAGCGGCGAAATCGGCGCAGTTCCCCTTTCAAACCTGGTTGCCCGATGCTATGGAAGCCCCAACCCCGGTCAGTGCCCTGATTCATGCCGCTACCATGGTCAATGCCGGGGTGTACCTGCTGGCACGTTTTTATCCTGCCTTTGCCGGAGTTCCTGGTTGGCGAGAAGCGGTAATGGTGGTGGGAATGCTTTCCGCTCTACTGGCGGGCTTGATGGCACTGGTGGCTACCGATCTTAAGCGAGTGCTTGCTTATTCCACGGTCAGTCAGTTGGGTTACATGGTCTATGCAGTGGGGGCGGGTGGAGTATTTGCCAGCCAGTTCCATTTGTTCTCTCATGCCATTTTCAAAGCCCTCTTGTTCCTGGGGGCTGGTGCAGTCATTCATGCCGCAGGCACGCGAGATATGCGTGAAATGGGCGGTTTGGGAAAGCAAATGCCCTTTGTGCGCACGGTGTTTGTCATCGGTGCGCTGGCTTTGGCGGGCATTCCCGTGCTGAATGGCTTCTGGAGCAAAGAACTTGTCCTGGAAGCGGGTTTGCAGGGCGGCGCAACCTGGATGTTTGGGGTAATGCTTTTCACCGCTGGTTTGACGGCTCTGTACACCTTCCGATGCGTTTGGATGGTGTTTTACGGAGAAGCCCATAGCCATTCTCATGTCCATGATGCTGGTCCCGCTATGAAAACAGCGTTGGCTCCCTTAGCCGCCGGTACGCTCCTCTCATGGCTTCTGGCGGGTAATTTTGCGCATCTTTTGGAGAAAACTCTGCCCTACCATGAAATTCATGCCCTCACGCTTGTGGAAATTCTGGAAGAGGTCATCCTTGCGCCAGCCACCTGGATTGCACTTGGCGTGGTGGGGTTGGGTATTCTCTTCTGGGTATTCCGCGATGCCTTGCGTCTATGGCAAGAGGTCTTTGCCGGAATTGGGCAAATTGCCCGGCAATCGTTCGGTTTCGAATGGCTCAATCAAGCCATTGTGCGTACCACCATGCAGGTTGCCGAGGATTTGCGGAACCTGCAAACCGGTGTCTTGAACTGGAATGTTCTGGCAATTGCGTTGACGTTGCTGGTGGTCGTGGTCATTCTTTCGCTGGGAGCGTAA
- a CDS encoding nickel-dependent hydrogenase large subunit yields MTSERKFIVPIGPQHPALKEPGHFEFTVDGEIVTDASVRLGYVHRGIEKGAEERSWIQDLYLFERVCGICSHVHATAFALGVERLAGVEAPPRAQAIRSLVAEMERIHSHMLWLGVAAHEGGFDTLFMYSWRDREIVMDLLEALTGNRVNYSANVLGGVKCDITDTLRDQILRGMDQLEERIQHYLNVVTTDRTFLARTEGVGRMTREQADLFGAVGPTARASGVPRDVRVDAPYAFYPTVPVQLITDERGDLLARFVVRIKELFEAVRLIREILAHLPEGELTVRMPRRIPAGEVISRVEAPRGELFYFIKSNGGEKPERVKVRTPSLCNWGSVMQVAVGHKLADMPMILAGIDPCFSCNDRMIQLKRKDSRQWMTWEDLRQYGIEYYKKVL; encoded by the coding sequence ATGACCTCTGAACGAAAATTTATCGTACCTATTGGGCCTCAGCATCCGGCGCTCAAAGAACCCGGCCATTTTGAATTTACGGTGGATGGCGAGATTGTCACCGATGCCTCAGTGCGCCTTGGATATGTGCATCGAGGCATTGAAAAAGGTGCAGAAGAACGCTCATGGATTCAGGACCTCTACCTGTTTGAGAGGGTGTGTGGAATTTGTTCCCACGTCCATGCCACTGCATTTGCCCTGGGCGTGGAACGGCTTGCTGGGGTGGAAGCGCCGCCGCGTGCCCAGGCAATCCGCTCGCTGGTGGCTGAAATGGAACGCATTCACAGCCACATGCTCTGGTTGGGCGTGGCGGCGCACGAAGGCGGTTTTGACACCCTCTTCATGTATTCCTGGCGTGATCGCGAAATCGTCATGGACTTGCTGGAAGCCCTCACAGGTAACCGGGTCAACTATTCCGCCAACGTGCTGGGCGGGGTCAAGTGCGATATCACCGATACCTTGCGCGATCAGATTCTGCGTGGCATGGATCAACTGGAAGAGCGCATCCAGCATTATTTGAATGTGGTCACCACGGATCGAACCTTCCTTGCTCGTACGGAAGGAGTTGGGAGGATGACTCGTGAGCAAGCCGATTTGTTCGGTGCGGTTGGACCCACTGCGCGGGCATCTGGTGTTCCCAGGGATGTGCGTGTAGATGCACCCTATGCCTTTTATCCCACCGTGCCTGTTCAGTTAATCACGGATGAGCGCGGGGATTTGCTGGCGCGCTTTGTGGTGCGTATTAAGGAACTCTTTGAAGCCGTGCGGCTTATCCGGGAAATCCTCGCTCATTTGCCTGAAGGTGAGTTAACCGTGCGGATGCCTCGCCGTATCCCCGCCGGCGAAGTCATCAGCCGGGTTGAGGCACCGCGTGGAGAGTTGTTCTATTTCATCAAGAGTAACGGCGGCGAAAAGCCTGAACGGGTCAAAGTGCGCACACCCAGTTTGTGCAACTGGGGTTCGGTGATGCAGGTGGCGGTAGGCCATAAACTGGCAGATATGCCCATGATTCTGGCTGGAATTGACCCCTGTTTTTCCTGTAACGACCGCATGATTCAGTTGAAGAGGAAAGATTCCCGGCAGTGGATGACCTGGGAAGACTTACGCCAATACGGAATTGAGTACTATAAAAAGGTGCTATGA